From a single Glycine soja cultivar W05 chromosome 19, ASM419377v2, whole genome shotgun sequence genomic region:
- the LOC114399383 gene encoding light-regulated protein, chloroplastic-like produces the protein MQTSLTFAAPNVVPLAQTKSFSHVAIFPTNLKAPRSSPRYSPIRVAIVEPDTSTVDYNSAFSVFPAEACETVGGEACMAEMYPEVKLQPEAKTPRVVTENVEREYLEYDDPKTVFRGEACDDLGGTFCETEYQKGVY, from the exons ATGCAAACATCCTTAACCTTTGCTGCCCCCAACGTTGTGCCTTTGGCACAAACAAAGAGTTTCTCCCATGTTGCCATCTTCCCTACCAATTTGAAAGCCCCACGCTCTTCACCTCGTTACTCTCCGATCAGGGTTGCAATCGTGGAGCCTGACACTTCAACTGTGGACTACAACTCTGCGTTCTC aGTGTTTCCAGCGGAAGCATGCGAAACTGTTGGAGGGGAAGCCTGCATGGCAGAAATGTACCCTGAAGTGAAGCTACAGCCAGAAGCTAAGACACCACGAGTTGTTACAGAGAACGTTGAGAGAGAGTATCTTGAATACGATGATCCTAAAAC GGTATTTAGAGGAGAGGCTTGTGATGATCTTGGAGGAACTTTTTGTGAGACCGAGTATCAGAAGGGTGTCTactag